In Spirosoma agri, one DNA window encodes the following:
- a CDS encoding GlcG/HbpS family heme-binding protein, with product MSITLQQAQQAIEAAIRQATQISTPMNIAIVDGGANLTAFVRMDGAWLGSVDIAQRKARTARYFDMPSGELGKLSQPGGSLYNIEHSNGGLITFPGGLPIKNEQGEIIGAIGVSGGSVDQDEAVAQAGVDALT from the coding sequence ATGTCTATTACCCTTCAACAGGCTCAGCAAGCTATCGAGGCAGCCATCCGGCAAGCCACCCAGATCAGCACTCCTATGAATATTGCCATTGTTGATGGTGGGGCAAACCTGACCGCTTTCGTACGGATGGATGGAGCCTGGTTAGGCTCGGTTGACATCGCTCAGCGTAAAGCCCGCACCGCCCGCTATTTTGACATGCCCAGTGGTGAACTGGGGAAACTTTCCCAGCCCGGCGGATCGCTTTATAACATTGAGCACTCAAATGGAGGCTTGATTACATTTCCGGGTGGTCTGCCCATAAAAAATGAACAGGGTGAAATCATTGGCGCTATCGGCGTATCTGGTGGTAGTGTGGATCAGGATGAAGCCGTTGCTCAGGCTGGTGTCGATGCATTGACGTAG
- a CDS encoding chemotaxis protein CheB, which translates to MENSDSFYIVAIGVSAGGHEPLWDFFSQIPVDSGIAFIVIQHLNRDYASIADKLLAKYTDMPIYWATDQQQVRPNCVYMLPVNKMMTIEEGLLQLQDREVLERSNWAVDIFFRSLANGQKAKAIGIVLSGAGTDGTLGAIQIHNQQGTVMVQDPRTAQFSSMPRSAIIKDHPTEILAPKRLARALLDFVVNHDYSLTESK; encoded by the coding sequence ATGGAAAATTCTGACTCTTTCTACATCGTAGCGATCGGCGTATCAGCCGGTGGCCACGAACCTTTGTGGGACTTCTTCAGCCAGATTCCCGTTGACTCGGGGATTGCTTTCATCGTGATTCAACACCTGAACCGGGATTACGCCAGTATCGCCGATAAGCTCTTGGCCAAATATACGGACATGCCTATCTACTGGGCCACTGATCAACAGCAAGTCAGGCCAAACTGTGTATACATGTTGCCTGTCAATAAAATGATGACGATTGAGGAGGGGCTGCTTCAGCTACAGGACCGGGAAGTTCTGGAAAGAAGCAACTGGGCGGTTGATATCTTCTTTCGCTCACTGGCTAACGGCCAGAAAGCCAAGGCGATTGGCATTGTGCTGTCGGGGGCGGGCACGGATGGCACGCTGGGCGCGATTCAAATTCATAATCAGCAGGGTACGGTTATGGTGCAGGATCCTCGGACAGCGCAGTTTTCCAGTATGCCTCGTTCGGCCATAATAAAAGACCACCCCACCGAGATCTTAGCACCCAAACGGCTGGCGAGGGCCTTACTGGATTTTGTAGTTAACCACGATTATTCACTGACCGAGTCCAAATAA
- a CDS encoding UbiA prenyltransferase family protein: MYQVMRRCLVAVFQFVVFGNCFIALCAVVMCLTTVALFHLQVPDLFLPFIFAGTLGSYCLHVYLTDMSSAGTDRERWIETHKQLLLGLFIGSLLVGGWLLTQLNAYLTDLLPVILLTFLYTAPKINWRPFRALRQIAVLKTTYLSLVWAYVTVALPMLLATSTVRINWVFAGAWLLNRFLLIYSIALCFDYRDRDIDRQSKWLTIVSRLTGRQVKLFFGILAFGFGLTVVGLYTLGWDTLTLLCVCLPMLILLVVARRIVSNASEYGYYVYLDGLLMLTGVLLELLHVGTF; encoded by the coding sequence ATGTATCAAGTAATGCGTCGTTGCCTGGTCGCTGTTTTTCAGTTCGTCGTTTTTGGTAATTGCTTCATTGCCCTCTGCGCAGTGGTGATGTGTCTGACGACCGTGGCGTTGTTTCACCTACAGGTGCCGGACTTATTTTTGCCCTTCATTTTCGCTGGTACACTAGGCAGCTATTGCCTCCATGTGTACCTAACCGATATGTCATCCGCAGGGACTGACCGGGAACGTTGGATTGAGACGCATAAACAGTTGTTGCTGGGCTTGTTTATTGGCTCTTTATTGGTTGGCGGCTGGTTGCTGACTCAGCTGAACGCTTACCTGACCGATCTGCTACCGGTTATCCTGCTGACATTTTTATACACAGCACCCAAAATCAACTGGCGTCCTTTCCGCGCTCTGCGGCAGATTGCCGTCTTAAAAACCACGTATCTGTCTCTGGTCTGGGCCTATGTAACCGTAGCCCTCCCTATGCTTCTGGCTACGTCAACCGTACGTATCAACTGGGTATTCGCAGGGGCCTGGCTGCTGAATCGGTTCCTGCTGATTTACAGCATTGCGCTTTGCTTCGATTATCGTGACCGGGATATAGACCGGCAATCGAAATGGCTAACGATTGTGTCGCGGTTAACCGGGCGGCAGGTAAAGCTATTTTTCGGGATTCTCGCTTTCGGCTTCGGTCTGACGGTTGTTGGCCTGTACACGCTTGGCTGGGATACGCTGACGCTTCTGTGCGTATGCCTGCCCATGCTTATCCTGCTGGTTGTGGCGCGACGAATTGTGAGCAATGCATCCGAATACGGCTATTACGTCTATCTGGACGGCTTGTTGATGTTGACGGGTGTGCTGCTTGAACTTCTGCATGTAGGGACTTTCTGA
- a CDS encoding response regulator — protein sequence MLPKLLLIEDEDNLRENIAELLSINGYHVMSALDGQQGLAQAALEPPDLIICDILMPNQNGYEVLEIVRSTPALTNTPFIFLTAKSDRLDLRHGMNLGADDYLTKPVASVDLIKAIESRLRYKKQWIPPEKPSTSYLTTLKVYNDRGSMTLRAEECLYFFTKERRYYVIHPQRTYQLNKSLEDLTAQLDPQQFFRVNRKEIIHRKTIQHFAYWQDGKYCLFLQLGNQTREVILSKARYRVFINWLQS from the coding sequence ATGCTGCCAAAATTACTCTTGATTGAAGATGAGGACAATCTGCGGGAGAATATAGCTGAACTTCTCAGTATCAATGGTTACCATGTGATGTCAGCGCTGGATGGTCAGCAAGGATTAGCGCAGGCGGCACTTGAACCACCTGATTTGATCATATGCGATATCCTGATGCCTAATCAGAATGGTTATGAAGTACTGGAAATTGTCCGGTCAACACCTGCATTGACCAACACGCCATTTATCTTTCTGACGGCAAAATCAGACCGGCTGGATCTGCGGCATGGTATGAACCTGGGAGCCGATGATTATTTGACAAAACCGGTTGCGAGTGTCGATCTGATTAAGGCCATTGAAAGCCGGTTGCGGTATAAGAAGCAATGGATACCTCCGGAAAAACCATCAACGTCCTACCTGACGACGCTTAAAGTGTATAATGACAGAGGCAGCATGACCTTGCGAGCCGAAGAGTGCCTTTACTTTTTCACGAAAGAAAGGCGGTATTATGTCATACACCCACAACGAACGTATCAATTGAACAAGAGCTTAGAAGATTTGACCGCTCAATTGGATCCCCAACAATTTTTTCGGGTAAATCGTAAGGAGATCATTCATCGAAAAACGATCCAGCATTTTGCTTACTGGCAGGATGGAAAATATTGCCTGTTCCTGCAACTTGGCAATCAAACCCGTGAAGTTATTTTGTCGAAAGCACGTTATCGGGTCTTTATCAACTGGCTGCAATCGTAA
- a CDS encoding YsnF/AvaK domain-containing protein, protein MALTVIGIFDEPTQAQQAVSTLVSEGFSQNNIDISAGRSTDTTSTGDAFPDRNVNSSGTRSEELIDDAKDTGSGIGGFFRSLFGGDDDDDTNRYSTVAERGSIVTVHASSADEAERAADILDEAGAVDVDERATEYGYGTTAGKEYGYGATTSTGLANTTTTEPSQLADGDQTIKVIKEDLEVGKRTVETGGVRVRSRIVERPIEESIRLREERVVVQRNPVNRPATAADLNAFQEGEISLTEHAEVPVVSKTANVVEEISVGKDVTERDEVIHETVRNTEVDVENVGTTAQTVRPAGTLLDDDNTVTYPAK, encoded by the coding sequence GAGCCCACCCAGGCACAACAGGCCGTTAGCACATTGGTTAGTGAAGGATTTAGCCAAAATAACATTGACATTTCAGCTGGCCGTAGCACCGATACAACCAGCACCGGCGACGCCTTTCCGGATCGGAACGTGAATTCATCGGGCACGCGTAGCGAAGAGTTGATCGATGATGCTAAAGACACGGGCAGTGGCATTGGCGGTTTTTTCCGTTCGTTGTTTGGTGGTGATGATGACGATGACACGAACCGGTACTCAACTGTCGCCGAACGGGGTTCGATCGTAACGGTACACGCGAGTTCAGCCGATGAAGCGGAACGGGCGGCTGACATTCTGGACGAGGCCGGAGCGGTCGATGTTGATGAGCGGGCAACGGAATATGGTTACGGCACTACGGCGGGTAAAGAATATGGCTATGGTGCTACGACAAGTACAGGCCTGGCAAATACAACAACGACGGAGCCGAGTCAGTTAGCTGATGGCGATCAGACCATCAAGGTAATTAAGGAAGACCTGGAAGTAGGCAAGCGTACGGTTGAAACGGGCGGTGTCCGGGTGCGGAGTCGTATTGTGGAGCGGCCCATTGAAGAAAGTATCCGGTTGCGGGAAGAGCGCGTTGTCGTTCAACGCAATCCGGTCAATCGCCCAGCTACGGCGGCTGATCTGAACGCCTTTCAGGAAGGCGAGATTTCGCTGACGGAGCACGCTGAAGTACCGGTTGTTTCTAAAACGGCGAATGTGGTGGAAGAAATTTCGGTCGGTAAAGACGTTACCGAACGCGACGAAGTTATCCATGAAACGGTGCGTAACACCGAAGTCGATGTAGAGAATGTAGGCACGACCGCGCAAACGGTTCGTCCGGCTGGCACGTTGCTGGACGATGACAATACGGTCACCTACCCGGCTAAATAG
- a CDS encoding PAS domain S-box protein gives MKKRESDTMKANLDIDLFPDLPVGIVVCASAQTGTGSMLNFDITYCNPFACSLLAIPCEPGETLLLTDIPFLKTLLKPVRDVLKTGVSYRNESYEQVMGYWIDSSIYRNETGCTIYLQNNTPNKRYKDNLQRRLELESIIAGISNQFSNIASHELDTCVVDSLAQIGRFNMADRAYIFSYSADEMSMSCTHEWCAEGIEATQARFQNRLTHGFPWWHQKLVDEETILVRSLADLPDEAASERKSLAAQGIQSLLVVPMIFDKKLVGFVGFDVVRQQRNWDKNDIDLLNTFAGLVITVTSRVNRELELQRVNKRLEGVNRISNVLLNSHLSDEQADHVALKHIYNMIPCEVGAVFRVDQKGQLAYTQNPMRRGKRETWTDIQFSADFLYNRKFTQGQEILINQLQADTYGLPTGLNPYQWGHRSFLAVPLFAHQHYIGLLVLLDKAPDFFTQEHVLIAHEVAGQLSILLFQEDVNQRLASQAAKLNENNQLLQAVITNVSVGLGLLQPVRQNSQIVDFTYLLANPENEHITGYKHSEMAGEPLTSLFPHVVTNGFFDRIVHVLETGETAHFQQLVNFPSGDYWIDYSLVRVGDTILLTAKDITHLKQIEDQLRQTNADLEKRVADRTTQIQELSAMQRAILKHAGLGISATDTEGIIQLVNPALEAMSGYSAEELVGKVTPSFIGQPDVFQPKPDLLHADTAFDLSASKAKSGFIQQEYTIRTKQETYIPVLTTISGLYNEDEKLIGYVNLVTDIAYLKRIEEELKQANQRIQLATIAGKLGVWEWGLETNELVVDEHFYTLFGIPDTIKIQRIAELAKLVHPADLTFFNQNVKQIIRDQQPFEAEFRIIFPTDKSIHFMKADGLVLQNEAGKSSRMIGVVSDQTAKKQADSALKESEQRYRSLVDHLNDIVFYIDYTGAWVYLNPVWQSITGFSVDESIGKPALDFVYPDDRERNRHLCELLMSRQKAYCQHIVRYVHKGGGYRWISVFAQVTVDEHNEVTGMTGTLTDVTERKKAEEAVLESEQRFRDIAENVDEIFWIRDLDEPRFIYMNSAYERFSGQPVQKLYENPYLFLHFILEEDRPKVMNAFMHRDPDLGFSFRARHQDGSIRYLDVRIFTVKDEAGLLKRRIGMATDSTSSVEKELILEESLQKERSLNYLKSQFISTASHEFRTPLATISSSVELLKYYVNAIPEGTKTESINQHIDKIYREVFSLNDLISDTLTISKIEEGQVKVNREYIDLKALSKEIIETTFCDRQDKRSIKFNVTGRSRAVLTDKKLISHVLKNILANAFKFSTKNPRLTLTFDEKAATFYIIDDGIGIPKEDIPNLYGKFFRARNAGTIQGTGLGLAICLEYVTLLKGCITIDSKEGVGTTVRVILPIMV, from the coding sequence GTGAAAAAAAGAGAGAGTGATACGATGAAAGCCAATCTGGATATTGACTTGTTTCCGGACCTACCGGTTGGCATTGTCGTGTGTGCTTCGGCACAGACTGGAACCGGCTCTATGCTGAATTTTGACATTACGTACTGCAATCCTTTCGCGTGTTCGCTGCTTGCCATTCCCTGCGAACCTGGCGAGACGCTGCTGCTTACGGACATCCCTTTCCTGAAAACGTTACTCAAGCCCGTTCGTGATGTGCTTAAGACAGGCGTCTCGTACAGAAATGAGTCGTATGAACAGGTGATGGGCTATTGGATAGATAGTTCGATTTACCGAAATGAGACAGGATGCACGATCTACCTGCAAAACAATACACCCAATAAACGCTATAAAGATAATCTACAGCGCCGACTGGAACTGGAAAGTATCATTGCCGGCATATCGAATCAGTTCAGCAACATAGCCTCTCACGAACTGGATACGTGTGTTGTTGACTCACTGGCTCAGATCGGTAGGTTCAACATGGCTGATCGGGCTTATATTTTCAGCTACTCGGCAGACGAAATGTCGATGAGCTGTACGCATGAATGGTGCGCAGAGGGTATCGAAGCGACACAGGCACGTTTTCAGAACAGGCTGACGCATGGTTTCCCCTGGTGGCATCAGAAACTGGTCGACGAAGAAACCATTTTGGTGAGATCACTCGCTGATTTACCCGATGAGGCAGCCAGCGAACGGAAAAGCCTGGCGGCACAGGGTATTCAATCACTGCTGGTCGTCCCCATGATTTTCGATAAAAAGCTGGTCGGTTTCGTCGGTTTCGATGTTGTCCGGCAGCAGCGAAACTGGGATAAAAATGATATTGACCTATTGAACACGTTTGCTGGGCTGGTGATAACGGTCACTAGCCGGGTAAATCGCGAACTGGAACTGCAACGGGTCAATAAGCGGCTCGAAGGGGTAAACCGCATCAGCAACGTGCTGCTAAATAGTCACCTGTCGGATGAGCAAGCCGATCACGTAGCCTTAAAACACATTTATAACATGATTCCCTGTGAGGTCGGGGCGGTATTTCGCGTCGACCAGAAAGGGCAGTTAGCCTATACGCAAAATCCGATGCGCAGGGGTAAGCGGGAAACCTGGACAGATATTCAATTCTCGGCCGACTTCCTTTATAATCGAAAATTTACGCAGGGTCAGGAGATCTTGATCAACCAGTTACAGGCGGATACTTACGGCTTACCCACGGGTCTGAATCCCTACCAGTGGGGCCACCGTTCCTTTCTGGCCGTTCCGCTGTTTGCCCATCAGCACTATATTGGTCTGCTGGTTCTGCTCGACAAAGCGCCGGATTTTTTTACGCAGGAGCACGTACTGATCGCACATGAAGTCGCGGGGCAATTGTCGATACTATTGTTTCAGGAAGATGTTAATCAGCGGCTGGCCAGTCAGGCGGCCAAGCTCAACGAAAATAACCAGCTTTTACAGGCGGTTATTACGAACGTGTCTGTCGGTCTGGGTCTCTTGCAGCCAGTCCGACAGAATAGCCAAATCGTTGACTTTACTTACTTGCTGGCCAATCCCGAAAACGAACACATTACGGGGTATAAACACTCGGAAATGGCGGGTGAGCCGCTGACCAGCTTATTTCCGCATGTAGTGACCAACGGCTTTTTTGATAGAATCGTCCATGTATTGGAAACGGGCGAAACCGCGCACTTTCAACAACTGGTTAACTTTCCGAGCGGTGATTATTGGATCGATTACTCGCTGGTTCGGGTGGGGGACACCATTCTGTTGACCGCCAAGGATATTACACACCTCAAACAGATCGAAGACCAACTTCGGCAAACCAACGCTGACCTGGAAAAACGGGTGGCCGATCGTACGACCCAAATTCAGGAGCTTTCGGCCATGCAGCGGGCCATCCTGAAGCATGCGGGCTTGGGTATTTCGGCAACGGACACCGAAGGCATTATTCAGCTCGTGAATCCTGCGCTCGAAGCGATGTCAGGCTACAGCGCGGAGGAATTAGTGGGAAAAGTTACGCCCAGTTTCATTGGTCAGCCGGACGTTTTTCAGCCGAAACCTGATCTCCTGCACGCTGACACAGCGTTTGACTTGAGTGCGTCTAAGGCAAAATCTGGTTTTATTCAGCAGGAGTATACGATCCGCACTAAGCAGGAAACCTACATACCCGTTCTTACCACGATCAGCGGCCTTTACAACGAGGATGAGAAGCTGATCGGCTACGTAAATCTGGTAACCGATATTGCCTATCTGAAACGCATTGAAGAAGAGTTAAAACAGGCCAATCAGCGTATTCAGTTAGCGACAATAGCGGGTAAGCTCGGCGTTTGGGAGTGGGGTCTGGAGACGAATGAATTGGTAGTCGATGAGCATTTTTATACGCTGTTCGGTATACCCGACACCATTAAGATTCAGCGGATCGCTGAGCTGGCCAAACTGGTTCATCCCGCGGATCTTACCTTTTTCAATCAGAATGTGAAGCAAATTATTCGGGATCAACAGCCTTTCGAGGCTGAATTTCGCATAATCTTCCCGACGGATAAGTCCATTCATTTTATGAAGGCGGACGGGTTGGTGTTACAGAACGAGGCCGGTAAAAGTAGCCGCATGATTGGTGTGGTCAGTGACCAGACCGCTAAAAAACAGGCCGACTCAGCCCTGAAAGAAAGCGAACAGCGCTATCGGTCGCTGGTTGATCATTTGAACGATATCGTTTTTTACATTGATTACACGGGGGCCTGGGTCTATTTGAATCCGGTCTGGCAGTCGATAACAGGGTTCAGCGTTGACGAATCGATAGGAAAACCAGCGCTGGATTTTGTCTATCCCGACGATCGGGAACGGAACCGTCATCTGTGTGAACTGCTGATGAGTCGTCAGAAAGCGTACTGCCAGCACATCGTTCGCTACGTTCATAAGGGGGGAGGGTATCGATGGATCAGCGTATTTGCCCAGGTTACGGTCGATGAACACAATGAAGTCACGGGCATGACCGGTACGCTGACTGATGTTACGGAACGCAAAAAAGCCGAAGAAGCGGTGCTGGAAAGCGAGCAACGTTTTCGCGATATTGCCGAAAATGTAGATGAGATTTTTTGGATTCGTGACCTGGACGAACCGCGTTTTATCTACATGAACTCAGCCTATGAGCGCTTTAGCGGCCAGCCGGTTCAGAAACTTTACGAAAATCCCTATCTGTTTTTACACTTCATTCTGGAAGAAGATCGCCCAAAAGTAATGAATGCATTTATGCACAGAGATCCGGATCTGGGCTTTTCGTTTCGGGCTCGCCATCAGGATGGGAGCATTCGCTATCTGGATGTCCGGATATTCACCGTGAAAGATGAAGCTGGCTTGCTGAAACGTCGGATTGGTATGGCTACTGATAGCACGTCGTCTGTTGAAAAAGAATTAATTCTGGAAGAATCGTTGCAGAAAGAACGCAGTTTGAATTACCTCAAATCGCAGTTTATTTCGACCGCTTCCCATGAGTTTAGAACGCCACTGGCCACCATTAGCTCAAGCGTGGAATTATTGAAATATTATGTAAACGCTATACCCGAAGGCACCAAAACGGAGTCCATCAACCAACATATCGACAAAATATACCGCGAAGTTTTTTCATTAAACGACTTAATTTCGGATACGCTTACCATCAGCAAAATTGAAGAAGGGCAGGTAAAAGTTAATCGGGAGTATATCGATTTGAAGGCACTCAGTAAAGAAATAATAGAGACGACTTTTTGCGATCGGCAGGACAAGCGATCGATTAAATTCAACGTCACGGGTCGATCCCGAGCTGTTCTGACAGATAAAAAACTAATTAGTCATGTCCTGAAAAATATTCTGGCCAATGCCTTCAAATTTTCGACAAAAAATCCACGGCTAACCCTGACTTTCGACGAAAAAGCGGCTACTTTTTATATCATCGACGACGGAATCGGCATTCCCAAGGAAGACATTCCGAATTTGTACGGTAAGTTTTTTAGGGCACGTAACGCGGGCACAATTCAGGGAACCGGCCTTGGATTAGCGATCTGCCTGGAATACGTAACCCTGCTGAAAGGCTGTATTACTATCGATAGTAAGGAGGGGGTCGGCACGACTGTTCGAGTTATCCTGCCGATTATGGTTTGA